TGCTGCTCTATTCGCTACATATTTATGTGATGTTCCATGAAAACCATATCTTCTTATACCATATTTCTCATACATTTCATAAGGAATAGGGTATATATAAGATGATTCAGGCATAGTTTGATGGAATGCTGTATCAAAAACTGCAACCATAGGTGTATTTGGCATCAATTCCTGACAAGCTTTTATTCCCATAATATTTGGTGGATTATGTAACGGTGCAAGCTCCGAACATTCTTCAATTGCTTTTAATACCTTCTCATCTATTACTACAGATTCTGAGAACTTTTCTCCTCCATGAACAACTCTATGACCTACTGCATTTATTTCATCCATAGAATGTATAGCACCATGATCTGAATCTACTAAAGCATTTAAAACAATCTCTATTGCTTTCTTATGATCACTCATAGGCTTTTCAATTAATACATCCTCTTTCCCTGTAGGTTGATGCTTAACTCTTGCTCCTTCAATTCCAATTCTTTCAGCTAACCCCTTAGCAAGAACTTCTTCATTTGACATATCTATTAATTGATATTTAAGTGAAGAACTACCACAATTAATTACTAATACTTTCATATTCATCCTCCTAAAAAACTTTTTTATATTTTAATGTTATTATAAAACATTTAAAAAATCAACTAGATATAAATTATAATTTGTATATCAAGCTTAATAACTATTATAATATAAAATAAGACTTAATCAAATATATTTTAATGAAAAAATCAAATTATTATACCTGTATTGATTAAAATAAACATAATAAAGGAGAAAAAAATGAAAATTGTTGGTCTTGTTACTGAATATAACCCTTTTCATAATGGTCATAAATACCATCTAGAACAATCTAAATTAGAGACAAATTGTAACTATAGTGTAGCTGTGATGAGTGGAAATTTTGTTCAAAGAGGAGAACCTGCTATATGTGATAAATGGACTCGAGCTAAGATGGCAATAGACTCTGGAGTTGATTTAGTATTAGAATTACCTACTTTATACTCTACTATGAGTGCTGAATATTTCTCATATGGTGCTGTTAAATTATTAGATTCTTTAAATGTTATAGATTATATATCTTTCGGAAGTGAGACAAATGATTTAGAATCTCTTATAAAAATTTCAAAAGTATTAGAATCTGAACCTAAAAATTTTAAATATCATTTAAAAAAATATTTAAATAAAGGGATGTCTTTTCCTAAAGCTAGAAGTGAAGCTTTAAAAAATATCTTTGATGATTATAAAATTGATAACATAATAAATAATCCTAACAATATATTAGCAATAGAATATATAAAGTCATTGATAAACTTAAATAGCACAATAAAACCTTACTCAATTAAAAGAATAGTTTCAGATTATAATGAAATTATTCTAACTGGAAATATATCGAGCGCTACTGCAATAAGAAGATCTTTAATTGCTAAAGGTATTTCAGATAAGAAAACATGTTATTCTTTACCTATTAATAGTAAAAAAGATATATCAAAATACTTAGCAAATTATAGTTCTTTCAATCAATTAATTAACTTTAATGATATTCTAATATATAAATTAAGAACTATAGATAAGGATTGCTTAAAAGAATTTATAGATATAGAAACTGGTCTTGAAAATAGAATAATAGAGGCTGCAAATAAATTTGATAATATAATGGATATAATAAAAAATATTAAGACTAAAAGATATACTTATACTAGAATCCAAAGAATTTTAATTCATATACTATTAGATATTAATTATAAAAAAGATCAAATTTATAATTTTCCACTTTATATCCGTGTTTTAGGCGCTAACAAAAAAGGTTTTGAAATACTTAAAAATATAAAGTCTAATTCAAATTTGCCTATCATAAATAAGGTAGCTGACTTCAGAAAAAGTAACGCAAACAAAATGTTTGATTTAGATATAAAAGCATCAAATATATATTTTATAGGATTAAATAATAAAACAAATATAAAAAATAATTTTGATTTTTATATTTCTCCTTATATTAGAACATAATTGTATATTAAATTAAATATAATTAAATAGATGTAAAATGGAGGGCGCTTATGAATTATTTATTCTATTTAATTATATTTTTATTTTTCTATATTATAATTAAAAGAAGATATTTATTTAAATTTAAAAATTTATTATATCCTTTTATATTTATTGTACTTATAATATTAACAGTGTTATACCCTAAAAATTCTATAGATGCCGCATTAAGAGGGATAGATGTTTGGTTTTTTACTGTACTACCTTCTCTTCTACCTTTTTTTATAATTTCTGAAATAACTATTCAATTAGGATTTGTGAATTTTATAGGTACATTAATTAGTCCTTTAATGCGTCCCTTATTTAATATTCCAGGTGAGGGAGCTTTTGTATTTGCAATGAGTGTAACTTCAGGATATCCAGTGGGAGCTAAATTAATTTCTAAATTAAGATTAGAGAATAAGATTTCTCAAGTAGAAGCGCAAAGGCTTGCTTCTTTCGCTTCTACTTCCGGACCTTTATTTATAATAGGAGCTGTCTCTATAGGGATGTTTAATAATGAGAGATTAGGATTCCTTTTAATATTATCTCATTACCTTGGATCTATTACATTAGGTTTAATATTTAGATTCTTTAAATATAATGTTAAGTCATGCCAGATAAGTATGAATTATAAAAAGAACTTAAAAGATTCTTATAATAATCTTTTAAAAAACAAAAGTATTGGTAATATTATGTCTGATGCAATGCAAGATGCAATGAATACAATACTAATAATTGGTGGATTTATTATTTTTTATTCAGTAGTTATAGAATCATTAAATTCGCTTAATATTGTTTATTATATTATGAAGTCATTTGAAAATATAGGTGTTTTTATTGAAGAGGATATTATTAAGGGATTTTTATTTGGAATTATAGAAATAACTAATGGTACCAAAATTCTTTCACAATCAATAGAAAGCAACAGTTTACATATTTATGTTCTAGTTAGTATATTAATAGGATGGAGCGGCATCTCTATTCATAGTCAAGCATTAAGTTTTTTTTCTAAAATAGATATAAATAACAGAATATATCTATTTTCTAAGTTAATGCATGGTTTATTTGCTGGAGCTTTTACAATAATTCTTTATAAACCTCTAATGATTAAATCAATAAGTGTTTTTAATTATTCTTCTAAAATTAAAAACAGTTCAAATTATTTTGGAAATTTTTTTGACCATATATATATATCATTTAAAATAATTCTATTCATACTTTTTCTATTAACTATATCTTCACTTATATCTTCTATACTTTATAATATATATAAAGTCATATTAAAAGGACCTAAATAGGTCCTTACATTTCGTTTAATTCATTTCTATTTTGATCAACTGTCTTAAGTAGCTCTTCTAATTGACTTTGTACAGTTTTTAATAATTCATCAGCGTATTCTCTACCACCTAGTCTTATATCTTTAGCATTACTTTGTGCTTTTTGAATAATTTCATCTGCTCTTGCCTGAGCTCTTTTAGTTATTTCATCTCTTTCAACCATTTCTTCTATATGTAACCTTGCTTCTTTTGTAACTGTCTCTGCCTCTTTCTGTGCTTCAGCAAGTATTCTTTGTCTTTCTTCTCTAATCCACTCTGCTTGCTTTATTTCATCTGGTAACTTAGATCTTATTTCATTAAGAATGTCTAAAACTTCATGCTTGTCCACCATCACTTTACCCGATAAGGGTATACTTGAGCTTTCTTCTAA
The DNA window shown above is from Senegalia massiliensis and carries:
- a CDS encoding nucleotidyltransferase; this encodes MKIVGLVTEYNPFHNGHKYHLEQSKLETNCNYSVAVMSGNFVQRGEPAICDKWTRAKMAIDSGVDLVLELPTLYSTMSAEYFSYGAVKLLDSLNVIDYISFGSETNDLESLIKISKVLESEPKNFKYHLKKYLNKGMSFPKARSEALKNIFDDYKIDNIINNPNNILAIEYIKSLINLNSTIKPYSIKRIVSDYNEIILTGNISSATAIRRSLIAKGISDKKTCYSLPINSKKDISKYLANYSSFNQLINFNDILIYKLRTIDKDCLKEFIDIETGLENRIIEAANKFDNIMDIIKNIKTKRYTYTRIQRILIHILLDINYKKDQIYNFPLYIRVLGANKKGFEILKNIKSNSNLPIINKVADFRKSNANKMFDLDIKASNIYFIGLNNKTNIKNNFDFYISPYIRT
- the ylbJ gene encoding sporulation integral membrane protein YlbJ codes for the protein MNYLFYLIIFLFFYIIIKRRYLFKFKNLLYPFIFIVLIILTVLYPKNSIDAALRGIDVWFFTVLPSLLPFFIISEITIQLGFVNFIGTLISPLMRPLFNIPGEGAFVFAMSVTSGYPVGAKLISKLRLENKISQVEAQRLASFASTSGPLFIIGAVSIGMFNNERLGFLLILSHYLGSITLGLIFRFFKYNVKSCQISMNYKKNLKDSYNNLLKNKSIGNIMSDAMQDAMNTILIIGGFIIFYSVVIESLNSLNIVYYIMKSFENIGVFIEEDIIKGFLFGIIEITNGTKILSQSIESNSLHIYVLVSILIGWSGISIHSQALSFFSKIDINNRIYLFSKLMHGLFAGAFTIILYKPLMIKSISVFNYSSKIKNSSNYFGNFFDHIYISFKIILFILFLLTISSLISSILYNIYKVILKGPK
- a CDS encoding ATP synthase F0 subunit B; translation: MDLLKLLNEIEEILEESSSIPLSGKVMVDKHEVLDILNEIRSKLPDEIKQAEWIREERQRILAEAQKEAETVTKEARLHIEEMVERDEITKRAQARADEIIQKAQSNAKDIRLGGREYADELLKTVQSQLEELLKTVDQNRNELNEM